A genomic region of Arcobacter sp. LA11 contains the following coding sequences:
- the cysD gene encoding sulfate adenylyltransferase subunit CysD → MSQERLTHLKQLEAESIHIMREVIAEFQNPAMLYSVGKDSSVMLHVLQKAFYPAPPPLPLVHVDTTWKFKEMIEFRDRRAKEVGMELLVYSNPKGAEMDISPFTHGSAVHTDIMKTEGLKNMLNIQKFDAVFGGARRDEEKSRAKERIYSFRDENHRWDPKNQRPELWNTYNGRHTKGESIRVFPLSNWTELDIWQYIYLEQIPIPDLYFSQEREVVEYMGTKIMVDDERMPEELRKTAKKEKVRFRTLGCYPLTGAVNSEAATLPEIIQEMLISTTSERQGRLIDSDGEASMEKKKQEGYF, encoded by the coding sequence ATAAGTCAAGAAAGACTAACGCATTTAAAACAGTTAGAGGCAGAATCAATTCATATTATGAGAGAAGTAATAGCAGAGTTTCAAAACCCAGCTATGCTTTACTCAGTAGGAAAAGATTCTTCAGTAATGCTTCACGTTTTACAAAAAGCTTTCTATCCAGCACCTCCTCCTTTACCACTTGTACATGTTGATACAACGTGGAAGTTTAAAGAGATGATTGAATTTAGAGACAGACGTGCAAAAGAAGTTGGAATGGAACTATTAGTTTATTCTAATCCAAAAGGTGCAGAAATGGATATATCTCCATTTACACATGGTTCAGCAGTTCATACAGATATTATGAAAACTGAAGGTCTAAAAAATATGCTTAATATTCAAAAATTTGATGCAGTTTTTGGTGGGGCAAGAAGAGATGAAGAGAAATCTAGAGCAAAAGAGAGAATCTACTCTTTTAGAGATGAAAATCATAGATGGGATCCAAAAAACCAAAGACCAGAACTTTGGAATACTTATAACGGTAGACACACAAAAGGTGAGTCTATTAGAGTTTTTCCTCTATCAAACTGGACAGAACTTGATATTTGGCAATATATCTATTTAGAGCAAATACCTATTCCTGATCTTTATTTCTCTCAAGAAAGAGAAGTAGTTGAATACATGGGTACAAAAATCATGGTTGATGATGAAAGAATGCCAGAAGAGCTTAGAAAGACTGCTAAAAAAGAGAAAGTTAGATTTAGAACATTAGGATGTTATCCATTAACTGGTGCTGTAAATTCAGAAGCAGCAACATTACCTGAGATTATTCAGGAAATGTTAATTAGTACAACTAGTGAAAGACAAGGAAGATTAATAGATAGTGATGGTGAAGCATCAATGGAGAAAAAGAAACAAGAAGGGTATTTCTAA
- the cysN gene encoding sulfate adenylyltransferase subunit CysN translates to MAHQSDLIAENIEQYLKEHENKEILRFITCGSVDDGKSTLIGRLLYDSKMIFEDQLASIEKDSKKSGTTGDKIDLALLVDGLASEREQGITIDVAYRFFSTEKRKFIIADTPGHEQYTRNMATGASTADLAIILIDARQGVLTQTKRHSYIASLLGIKNLIVAINKMDLVDFSQDRFEEIKKGYQEIIPNLPHNEDINFEYIPISALDGDNIISNSPKCSWYEGLPLMQLLDSLPIHVDENDDFRLPVQYVSRPHLNFRGFSGTIASGSISVGDEITVLPSRKTSVVKSIVSNDIKDLRPIGKDETVETIETAFAPMATTITLKDEIDISRGDMIVKSSSIPQVSNKLSVMVVWMDEKPLELNGNYIIKRASSVINGSFKSIEYKKDINTFDEIKANHLELNDIAQCTLSLDRQIAVDPYNENRHTGSFIIIDRYTNTTVGAGMIVSSVANESINEEEKIREYTKAEIELNSYIRKNFPEWECKEILG, encoded by the coding sequence ATGGCACATCAATCAGATTTAATAGCAGAAAATATTGAACAATATTTAAAAGAACATGAAAATAAAGAGATATTAAGATTTATAACATGTGGTTCAGTTGATGATGGTAAAAGTACTCTTATTGGAAGATTGCTTTATGATTCTAAAATGATTTTTGAAGACCAGTTAGCAAGTATAGAAAAAGATTCTAAAAAAAGTGGAACTACTGGTGATAAAATTGACTTAGCACTTTTAGTAGATGGACTAGCTAGTGAGAGAGAACAAGGTATTACTATTGATGTTGCTTATAGATTCTTTTCAACTGAAAAAAGAAAATTTATTATTGCAGATACTCCTGGGCATGAACAATATACAAGAAATATGGCGACAGGTGCTAGTACAGCAGACTTAGCAATTATTTTAATAGATGCAAGACAAGGTGTTTTAACACAAACAAAAAGACACTCTTATATAGCTTCACTTCTTGGAATTAAGAATTTAATTGTTGCAATTAATAAAATGGACTTAGTTGATTTTTCACAAGATAGATTTGAAGAGATAAAAAAAGGTTATCAAGAGATTATTCCTAATCTTCCACATAATGAAGATATCAATTTTGAATATATACCAATCTCTGCTTTAGATGGAGATAATATTATTTCAAATTCACCAAAATGTTCTTGGTATGAAGGTCTTCCATTAATGCAACTATTGGATAGTCTTCCAATACATGTAGATGAAAATGACGACTTTAGATTACCAGTTCAATATGTATCTAGACCTCATCTAAATTTTAGAGGGTTCTCAGGAACTATTGCAAGTGGTTCAATATCAGTAGGAGATGAAATTACAGTTTTACCTTCTAGAAAAACATCAGTTGTAAAATCAATTGTTTCAAATGATATAAAAGATTTAAGACCAATTGGAAAAGATGAAACAGTAGAGACAATAGAAACAGCATTTGCTCCAATGGCTACAACTATTACATTAAAAGATGAAATAGATATCTCAAGAGGAGATATGATTGTAAAATCAAGTTCTATTCCTCAAGTTTCAAATAAACTAAGCGTTATGGTCGTTTGGATGGATGAAAAGCCTTTAGAATTAAATGGTAATTATATTATTAAAAGAGCTTCATCTGTTATAAATGGTTCATTTAAATCTATAGAGTATAAAAAAGATATTAATACTTTTGATGAAATAAAAGCAAACCACTTAGAGTTAAATGATATTGCTCAATGTACTTTATCTTTAGATAGACAAATTGCAGTTGATCCATATAATGAAAACAGACATACAGGAAGTTTTATTATCATCGATAGATATACAAATACAACAGTAGGTGCAGGTATGATTGTATCTTCAGTTGCAAATGAATCTATAAATGAAGAGGAAAAAATAAGAGAATATACAAAAGCAGAAATTGAGCTGAATTCGTATATTAGAAAAAATTTCCCTGAGTGGGAATGTAAAGAAATTTTAGGATAA
- a CDS encoding nitrite/sulfite reductase produces MAKETKAQRVERIKVEKDGLDVLQDIYLYAVTGEEVHPEDIDRLKWYGLYTQNRNLQDENDPTLYFMLRVKLEGGLLTLPQLKVVAQISEKYARGTADFTTRQDIQFHYIRVIDLPEVFRLLDTVGLCTIFAAGDVPRNVISCPVNGVDHDEIADVRDIVEKLNALFKGNRNFSNLPRKYKVGVNGCSKNCTNHEIQDLSFNAVKQSNGKIQYAVSVGGGLASNKRIATHIGYVTPSQVVPLTRAITKIYRDHGLREKRNKARLGHLVDFWGIDKFIEVVHSSITFKMKEANELEYTNSKQRDHFGIHESKEKGKSFIGCSLNSGHIGVDGLNNLITLFEKYDTTSLKTTVTQNIIIIDAPTKDSEAFTKDLEEVNILPFPSNFRAKTQACTGLDFCKFAISETKGVSKRLVEHLEDKFPDFKERVSISVNGCPNSCAHPHIVDLGLMGTKVKKDGASVVGYELLVNGFLEGEKSQFAQKTGIKFAVEDVNETIENIINEYLNSKSKSFQDFLLTKVA; encoded by the coding sequence ATGGCTAAAGAAACTAAAGCCCAAAGAGTAGAAAGAATAAAGGTAGAAAAAGATGGTCTTGATGTACTTCAAGACATCTATCTTTATGCCGTAACAGGGGAAGAAGTTCATCCAGAAGATATAGATAGACTGAAATGGTATGGGCTTTATACACAAAATAGAAATCTTCAAGATGAAAATGACCCTACTTTATATTTCATGCTTAGAGTAAAACTTGAAGGTGGATTATTAACACTTCCTCAATTAAAAGTAGTAGCCCAAATTTCTGAAAAATATGCAAGAGGAACTGCTGATTTTACTACTAGACAAGACATCCAATTTCACTATATCAGAGTTATAGACTTACCAGAGGTTTTTAGACTTCTTGACACTGTAGGATTATGTACAATCTTTGCAGCAGGTGATGTTCCAAGGAATGTAATTTCATGTCCTGTAAATGGTGTTGACCATGATGAAATTGCAGATGTTAGAGATATTGTAGAAAAGTTAAATGCCTTATTTAAAGGAAATAGAAACTTCTCTAACCTTCCAAGAAAATATAAAGTTGGAGTAAATGGTTGTTCTAAAAACTGTACAAACCATGAAATCCAAGATTTAAGTTTTAATGCAGTTAAACAATCAAATGGAAAGATTCAATACGCGGTTAGTGTAGGTGGTGGATTAGCTTCAAATAAAAGAATTGCAACTCATATTGGATATGTAACACCTTCACAAGTAGTACCTTTAACTAGAGCTATTACAAAAATCTATAGAGACCATGGACTTAGAGAAAAAAGAAATAAAGCTAGACTTGGACATTTAGTTGATTTTTGGGGTATTGACAAGTTTATTGAAGTAGTACATTCATCTATTACTTTTAAAATGAAAGAAGCAAATGAATTAGAGTATACAAATTCAAAACAAAGAGACCATTTTGGTATTCATGAGAGTAAAGAAAAAGGTAAAAGTTTTATCGGATGTTCTTTAAACTCGGGACATATTGGAGTAGATGGATTAAACAACTTAATCACTCTTTTTGAAAAATACGATACTACAAGTTTAAAAACAACTGTAACTCAAAATATCATAATAATTGATGCTCCAACAAAAGATAGTGAAGCCTTTACAAAAGATTTAGAAGAAGTAAATATTTTACCATTTCCTTCAAATTTTAGAGCCAAAACTCAAGCCTGTACTGGATTAGATTTTTGTAAATTTGCTATTTCTGAAACAAAAGGTGTATCTAAAAGACTTGTTGAACATCTTGAAGACAAGTTTCCAGATTTTAAAGAAAGAGTTTCAATATCTGTAAATGGTTGTCCAAATTCATGTGCGCATCCACATATTGTAGACTTGGGACTTATGGGTACTAAAGTTAAAAAAGATGGAGCATCTGTTGTAGGATATGAACTATTAGTTAATGGTTTTTTAGAAGGTGAAAAATCACAATTTGCCCAAAAAACTGGAATTAAATTTGCAGTTGAAGATGTAAATGAAACAATTGAAAATATAATTAATGAATATCTTAATTCAAAATCTAAATCATTTCAAGATTTTTTATTAACAAAAGTTGCTTAA
- a CDS encoding aminotransferase class V-fold PLP-dependent enzyme — MKKDIFRPFFNKNTNTLDFIRYNTIGKSKKEYFDYTASGLGFRQIENRLRDVLETYANTHSKESANADITNSYYDEAIESLYQSLDLCDKFSIIPTGCGATAAIKKFQEIMGLYIPPATKKRYNISVPKEDMPLVIVGPYEHHSNEVSYREAFCEIKRISLKDDGLVNIEELEEVLKENAHREIIGSFCIASNVTGIITCYKEISDILRKYGAKVCFDAAASSPYMNIECKYYDALFVSPHKLLGGPGSCGLLIIKNDLVDTDISPTFAGGGTVVYVNNEVQEYDKNIIARETAGTPGILQLIRAALAYQLRNEIGFEFIKKQKDELLKYFLNELNTLKDITIYGNQTSHNIGIVSFNIGELNPYDICENLSKNGGIQTRAGCSCAGPYGHDLLGIEDKESFEDKPGWLRISIHYSQTIEDINNLLKALKKSI, encoded by the coding sequence ATGAAAAAAGACATATTTAGACCATTTTTTAACAAAAATACAAATACCTTAGATTTTATTAGATATAACACTATTGGAAAGAGTAAAAAAGAGTATTTTGATTATACTGCTTCAGGATTAGGCTTTAGACAAATAGAAAATAGATTAAGAGATGTATTAGAAACATATGCAAATACACACTCTAAAGAATCAGCTAACGCAGATATAACTAATTCTTACTACGATGAAGCAATAGAAAGCCTTTACCAATCACTTGATTTATGTGATAAGTTCTCAATAATCCCTACTGGATGTGGAGCAACAGCTGCAATTAAAAAATTCCAAGAAATTATGGGTCTTTATATACCACCTGCAACTAAAAAAAGATATAACATATCTGTGCCAAAAGAAGATATGCCACTAGTTATTGTAGGACCTTATGAACATCACTCAAATGAAGTAAGTTATAGAGAAGCTTTTTGTGAAATAAAAAGAATATCATTAAAAGATGATGGTCTAGTAAATATAGAAGAACTGGAAGAAGTATTAAAAGAAAATGCCCATAGAGAAATCATTGGAAGCTTTTGTATCGCATCAAATGTAACAGGAATCATCACATGTTACAAAGAAATATCAGATATTTTACGAAAATATGGAGCAAAAGTATGTTTTGATGCAGCTGCAAGTTCACCATATATGAATATAGAGTGTAAATATTATGATGCACTTTTTGTTTCTCCTCATAAACTACTTGGAGGTCCAGGTTCTTGTGGATTACTAATAATTAAAAATGATTTAGTAGATACTGACATTTCACCTACTTTTGCAGGTGGAGGAACAGTTGTTTACGTAAATAATGAAGTTCAAGAATATGACAAAAATATTATTGCGAGAGAAACAGCAGGAACACCTGGTATTTTACAACTCATCCGTGCAGCACTTGCTTATCAACTAAGAAATGAAATAGGTTTTGAATTTATAAAAAAACAAAAAGATGAACTCTTAAAATATTTTTTAAATGAGCTTAATACTTTAAAAGATATAACTATTTATGGAAATCAAACCTCTCATAATATAGGTATTGTTTCTTTTAATATTGGAGAACTCAATCCATATGATATATGTGAAAACCTATCTAAAAATGGTGGAATACAAACACGTGCAGGTTGTTCATGTGCAGGGCCATATGGACATGATTTATTGGGAATAGAAGACAAAGAATCTTTTGAAGATAAACCAGGATGGTTACGTATTTCTATTCATTATTCTCAAACTATTGAAGATATAAATAATTTACTTAAAGCTTTAAAAAAATCTATCTAA
- a CDS encoding metallophosphoesterase → MRFLIFATIFFTVMTLLTLLISRRFVRKLHFSKRTKLFINIFLAINLLGVAGYMFVRYNPTIPNWAYFLLSIPIGVIFVLFVATIFYELSSRILNVIPINEKRRTFFKKTLDISSIAVAGSINAKAMYNARHIEIEDVDIKIRNLKQSYSIVQLSDIHIGGLIDKNFISDLVDQVNTLNPDIVVITGDMVDTKLEYAKEALDELKNLKSKYGNYFIVGNHEYFHGVTSIIDYVNTLNIKTLENENVYIGEEGEGFFLAGVYDVMGYRVESYKPDLYKALIGTDEYPIVLLAHQPKFIEEVKDVDLVLSGHTHGGQIVPFNLLVKLAQPYVKGLHQHDENTQIYINKGTGFWGPPMRLGASSEITNITLTPM, encoded by the coding sequence ATGAGATTTTTAATATTTGCAACAATTTTTTTTACCGTTATGACTTTACTTACACTTCTTATTTCAAGAAGGTTTGTAAGAAAACTACACTTTTCTAAAAGAACAAAGCTTTTTATAAATATATTTTTAGCTATAAATCTTTTAGGTGTAGCAGGATATATGTTTGTACGATATAATCCAACTATTCCTAACTGGGCTTACTTTTTATTATCAATACCAATAGGTGTAATTTTTGTACTTTTTGTAGCCACAATATTTTATGAGCTCTCTTCAAGAATTTTAAATGTTATTCCTATTAATGAAAAACGAAGAACTTTTTTCAAAAAAACTCTAGATATAAGCTCAATCGCTGTTGCAGGTTCAATTAATGCAAAAGCTATGTACAATGCAAGACATATTGAGATTGAAGATGTAGATATAAAAATAAGAAACTTAAAACAATCATATAGTATAGTCCAACTAAGTGATATTCATATTGGAGGGCTTATTGATAAAAACTTTATCTCTGATTTAGTAGATCAAGTTAATACTTTAAATCCGGATATTGTTGTTATTACAGGAGATATGGTTGATACTAAATTAGAGTACGCAAAAGAAGCCCTTGATGAACTAAAAAATCTAAAATCTAAATATGGTAACTATTTTATTGTAGGAAACCATGAATACTTTCACGGTGTTACCTCAATTATAGATTATGTAAATACCTTAAACATCAAAACCCTTGAAAATGAAAATGTATATATTGGAGAAGAAGGAGAAGGTTTCTTCCTTGCTGGAGTATATGATGTTATGGGTTACCGTGTAGAAAGCTATAAACCTGATTTATACAAAGCTCTTATAGGAACAGATGAATATCCTATTGTACTCTTAGCTCACCAACCAAAATTTATAGAAGAAGTAAAAGATGTTGATTTAGTGCTTTCAGGACATACTCATGGAGGACAAATAGTACCATTTAACCTTTTAGTTAAACTTGCACAACCATATGTAAAAGGTCTACATCAACATGATGAAAACACTCAAATATATATAAACAAAGGAACAGGATTTTGGGGACCACCTATGAGACTAGGTGCAAGTTCTGAGATTACTAATATAACTCTTACTCCTATGTGA
- a CDS encoding DUF4242 domain-containing protein, whose amino-acid sequence MGKMKFFMDTHDSRTGTFPEGIKQNELDEFYKAYAKACEEEGVISVKTHVGNSEGKAFCFNMAESEEAVFRVHEKVGLPYDSIVEIDSIYPLKESN is encoded by the coding sequence ATGGGAAAAATGAAATTCTTTATGGATACACATGATTCAAGAACAGGTACCTTTCCAGAGGGAATAAAACAAAATGAATTAGATGAGTTTTATAAAGCATATGCAAAAGCATGTGAAGAAGAAGGCGTAATTTCTGTAAAAACTCATGTAGGAAACTCTGAAGGCAAAGCTTTCTGTTTTAATATGGCAGAGAGTGAAGAAGCAGTATTTAGAGTACACGAAAAAGTTGGTTTACCATATGATTCTATTGTTGAAATAGATTCAATATATCCACTTAAAGAAAGCAACTAA
- a CDS encoding cytochrome-c peroxidase yields the protein MKYSILIILLVGSLFADEKLLQSALYYGLKPVPKDLKSLRTELNIKEEDLSHTKVALGKKLFFDKNLSLGKDISCASCHSFKKGGADGLSTAVGHKKQENPFHLNTPTVLNSAFSKQYFWNGRSKDLQDQAKGPLQAKFEMSITPKLAVQRIEENKIYEELFLKAYGNKKITFEKIANAISTYEKTLLTRGRYDNFLEGDLNALNKKEKEGLHLFITKSCVGCHNGIALGGQELRKFPLVHHRIWSMQSIEEVKDLKKRYNTFLSKLEENRKYFDMDFKSDKSLVSFLEKSLGKEDLDAISEGFFHLFPKQKAYKKIVTTSCNSCHNGKNNSVKKELLANIVFPFENKGNFLGKDDPDRFFRVPLLRNVVSTYPYFHNGGIEELEDAIKLMVKHQHRTKISDDEIKKIVAFLESVNGEIVEYINN from the coding sequence ATGAAATATTCAATTTTAATTATACTGTTAGTAGGGTCGTTGTTTGCAGATGAGAAGTTACTTCAAAGTGCACTTTATTATGGTTTGAAACCTGTACCAAAAGACTTAAAGTCATTAAGAACAGAGTTAAATATAAAAGAAGAAGATCTTTCCCATACAAAAGTTGCCTTGGGTAAAAAGCTATTTTTTGATAAAAATTTATCATTAGGAAAAGATATAAGCTGTGCATCTTGTCATAGTTTTAAAAAAGGTGGTGCAGATGGATTATCTACTGCTGTGGGACATAAAAAACAAGAAAATCCCTTTCATCTAAACACCCCAACAGTTTTAAACTCAGCATTTTCAAAACAATACTTTTGGAATGGAAGAAGTAAAGATTTACAGGACCAAGCAAAAGGTCCTTTACAAGCAAAGTTTGAGATGTCTATTACTCCAAAACTTGCAGTACAAAGAATAGAAGAAAATAAAATTTATGAAGAGTTATTTCTCAAAGCTTATGGAAATAAAAAGATTACTTTTGAGAAAATTGCAAATGCGATTTCAACTTATGAAAAGACCTTACTTACAAGAGGTCGATATGATAACTTCCTTGAAGGTGATTTAAATGCTTTAAATAAAAAAGAGAAAGAAGGCTTACATCTTTTTATAACAAAAAGTTGTGTAGGTTGTCACAATGGTATAGCTTTAGGAGGACAAGAACTTAGAAAATTTCCTTTAGTTCATCATAGAATTTGGAGTATGCAAAGTATTGAAGAGGTTAAAGATTTAAAGAAAAGATACAATACTTTTTTATCAAAGCTTGAAGAAAATAGAAAGTATTTTGATATGGATTTTAAAAGTGATAAATCTTTAGTGTCATTTTTAGAAAAGAGTTTAGGAAAAGAAGATTTGGATGCAATAAGTGAAGGTTTTTTTCATCTATTCCCAAAACAAAAAGCATATAAAAAGATAGTAACAACTTCTTGTAATTCATGTCATAATGGGAAAAATAACAGTGTTAAAAAAGAGCTTTTAGCAAATATTGTTTTCCCTTTTGAAAATAAAGGGAACTTTTTAGGAAAAGATGACCCAGATAGATTTTTTAGAGTGCCATTACTTAGAAATGTAGTAAGTACATATCCATATTTTCATAATGGTGGAATAGAAGAGTTAGAAGATGCTATAAAACTTATGGTAAAACATCAACATAGAACTAAAATAAGTGATGATGAAATTAAAAAGATAGTTGCATTTTTAGAGTCTGTAAATGGTGAAATTGTTGAGTATATAAATAATTAG
- a CDS encoding FAD-dependent oxidoreductase, which translates to MKRREFIKYSAISAALLNSTDSVAKGKFECQYNPENDLINKTTNIAVCGGGYAGLSIAKFLKELNPKLEVTVIEQKQNFISCPYSNLWLGGIPYVSFEDLNFDYFGAVNKYKYSFVNEKIVKINRDEKLIYTTKTKVKYDYMIMACGIDYDYTKLYDSDISKAQKSRQKTPAGLKPGSEHLALKRMIKNFKGGDFIISIPSSSYRCPPAPYERACMIANYFKQNNIDGRVVILDPRKKPAAKASKFLKAFNKYYSDFIDYRSLTNFKDIDFDKKTIFVESFDKKELKYKTLEVKYEEASIIPPNKANSLVNIANLELYENAWAKLRKPTFRSTSDEDVYVIGDAQGEYPYPKSAYMANSCAYIVAKEIVARYKNETFDYKKNMPSNICYSMVTNKDAVFVSHTYKYKDNVKVNSYLSPINEDAAKATKLWYKNFTKDIFGLL; encoded by the coding sequence ATGAAAAGAAGAGAGTTTATAAAATACTCTGCAATAAGTGCGGCGTTATTAAATAGTACAGATAGTGTAGCAAAGGGAAAATTTGAATGCCAATATAATCCTGAGAATGATTTGATTAACAAAACTACAAACATAGCTGTTTGTGGAGGAGGTTATGCAGGATTGAGTATTGCAAAGTTTTTAAAAGAACTCAATCCAAAGTTAGAAGTAACTGTTATTGAACAAAAACAAAACTTTATTTCTTGTCCATATAGTAATTTATGGCTTGGAGGAATTCCTTATGTTAGTTTTGAAGATTTGAATTTTGACTATTTTGGTGCTGTAAATAAATATAAGTACTCCTTTGTAAATGAAAAGATTGTTAAGATAAATAGGGATGAAAAATTAATATATACAACAAAAACAAAAGTAAAATATGATTATATGATTATGGCTTGTGGAATTGATTATGATTATACTAAGTTGTATGATAGTGATATTTCAAAAGCTCAAAAATCAAGACAAAAGACTCCTGCTGGATTAAAACCTGGAAGTGAGCATTTAGCTTTAAAAAGAATGATTAAAAACTTCAAAGGGGGAGATTTTATTATCTCAATTCCTTCTTCTTCATATAGATGTCCTCCTGCTCCTTATGAAAGAGCTTGTATGATTGCAAACTATTTTAAGCAAAATAATATTGATGGAAGAGTTGTTATTTTAGACCCTAGAAAGAAACCAGCTGCTAAAGCTTCAAAGTTCTTAAAAGCTTTTAATAAATATTATTCAGATTTTATAGACTATAGAAGTTTAACAAATTTTAAAGATATTGATTTTGATAAAAAGACTATTTTTGTAGAAAGTTTTGATAAAAAAGAATTAAAATATAAAACCTTAGAAGTTAAATATGAGGAGGCTTCAATAATCCCTCCAAATAAAGCAAACTCTTTAGTGAATATTGCAAATTTAGAGTTGTACGAAAATGCTTGGGCAAAACTTCGAAAGCCAACATTTAGGTCAACGAGTGATGAAGATGTTTATGTAATAGGAGATGCCCAAGGAGAATATCCATATCCTAAAAGTGCGTATATGGCAAACTCTTGTGCCTATATAGTTGCGAAGGAAATTGTTGCAAGATATAAAAATGAAACATTTGACTATAAAAAGAATATGCCTAGTAATATTTGTTATTCAATGGTTACAAATAAAGATGCAGTATTTGTTTCACACACTTATAAATATAAGGATAATGTCAAGGTGAATTCTTATCTTTCACCTATCAATGAGGATGCAGCAAAAGCAACAAAATTATGGTATAAAAACTTTACTAAGGATATATTTGGACTCTTATAG
- a CDS encoding DsrE family protein, which produces MKLNKKIASAFMMLFLTVGAYASEGYKNLFVTITSDSLKVSGMGVAVSNAFQSAGVNTTILIGAEAAKLALKKGKQEAFGPTGKSVKEMLVGLSKKGGKVMLCGMCAKYGEIKQSDVIEGVKIVSPGDVAGALLAPATQTLSF; this is translated from the coding sequence ATGAAACTAAACAAAAAAATTGCAAGTGCGTTTATGATGTTATTCTTAACAGTAGGAGCTTATGCTTCAGAAGGATATAAAAACCTTTTTGTAACAATTACATCAGATAGCCTGAAAGTATCAGGTATGGGTGTAGCTGTATCAAATGCTTTTCAAAGTGCAGGTGTAAATACAACAATCCTTATTGGAGCAGAAGCTGCAAAGTTAGCTCTGAAAAAAGGTAAACAAGAAGCATTTGGACCAACGGGAAAATCAGTTAAAGAGATGTTAGTTGGTTTATCAAAAAAAGGTGGAAAAGTTATGCTTTGTGGTATGTGTGCAAAATATGGTGAGATTAAACAATCTGATGTAATAGAAGGTGTTAAGATAGTATCTCCTGGTGATGTAGCAGGAGCTTTACTTGCGCCAGCAACACAAACTTTATCATTTTAA
- a CDS encoding Crp/Fnr family transcriptional regulator, giving the protein MELFDYHCFSNLTPKEKEKISKESRKVILPSEQILYYVGDICDDILFLKSGSIKIYIQPKELSSEEMTLYELKSGSQCVVNLFSTISSQPALANAITVTPIEGWLLPRETLLWLIENSSSFREFKMNDVNKRITALINLLTNIKFSNIEQQLLNWLYVQGLDKIKITHENIACIIGVTRETVSRNLKKLEQKGHLKLGRGMIFLD; this is encoded by the coding sequence ATGGAACTTTTTGATTATCATTGCTTTAGTAATTTAACTCCTAAAGAAAAAGAAAAGATTTCTAAAGAGTCTAGAAAAGTTATTCTTCCAAGTGAACAAATATTATATTATGTAGGAGATATCTGTGATGATATCCTTTTTTTAAAAAGTGGTAGTATAAAAATATATATTCAGCCAAAAGAACTAAGTTCCGAAGAGATGACTTTATATGAATTAAAATCTGGAAGTCAATGTGTTGTAAATCTATTTAGTACAATATCTTCTCAACCTGCATTAGCTAATGCAATTACAGTTACGCCAATTGAAGGCTGGTTACTTCCTAGAGAAACACTTCTTTGGCTAATAGAAAACTCTTCTTCATTTAGAGAATTTAAAATGAATGATGTAAATAAAAGAATAACAGCACTTATAAATCTTCTAACTAATATTAAGTTTTCAAATATAGAACAACAACTTTTAAACTGGTTATATGTACAAGGTCTTGATAAAATTAAAATTACTCACGAAAATATAGCTTGTATTATTGGAGTTACTAGAGAAACAGTAAGTAGAAACTTAAAAAAATTAGAACAAAAAGGGCATTTAAAACTAGGAAGAGGAATGATCTTTTTAGATTAA